GTTTTAATAGAACATGAAAAGCTTCAAGGTTACGGAAGAACTAAATAAAGAAAGGTTAGATGTTGTTCTATCTGAAAAAGCGGAAATTTCCCGCTCAAGAGCCAAATCTTTAATAGAAGAAGGTCTGGTTTCAGTAAACGATAAAGCAGTAACGAAACCCTCTCACAAGGTTAAAGTCGGCGACATCGTCACCTATGAAATTCCAGAACCAGAGCCTTTAGAAGCAAAACCTGAAGACATACCTATAGATATAGTGTATGAAGATAAAGACGTTCTGGTCATTAACAAACCTGCAGGACTTGTTGTTCACCCAGCCCCAGGACACGAAAGCGGAACTTTAGTTAACGCTGTTCTCTACCACTGCAAAGATTTACAGGGGATAAACGGCTGCCTGCGACCCGGCATCGTTCACAGGTTAGACAAAGATACGGCAGGACTCTTAGTAGTGGCAAAAAACGATGAAGCTCAACAATCACTTATAGAACAGTTTAAAAACAGAACGGTAGGAAGGTTCTACCGCGCCCTAATTTTAGGAATACCAAAAGAGAAGAAAAAGCGAATCGTTCTACCCATTGGAAGAGACAAGTTTGACAGGAAAAAATTCTCTCCAAACACTTCATCACCAAAAGAAGCCATAACTAACTATGAAGTGATAGCAGAGTTTCCTGAACGCAACGTAGCCGAAATTAGATGCAAACTTGAAACCGGAAGAACTCATCAAATTAGAGTTCACATGTCTCACCTGGGATATCCTTTGTTGGGCGATAAAACCTATGGTTTCAAACCTTCAAGAATAAAGGACGAAAAACTCAAAAAACTTATAGAAGAAGCGAACATGCACATGCTCTGCGCTTACTACCTTGCTTTTGACCATCCAAGAACCGGCAAGAGAATGGAATTTGAGATAGACCTTCCTGAAGGTTATAGAAGCGTTTTAAACTACCTTAAAGGTAACTCTTAGCA
This region of Desulfurobacterium pacificum genomic DNA includes:
- a CDS encoding RluA family pseudouridine synthase, which translates into the protein MKSFKVTEELNKERLDVVLSEKAEISRSRAKSLIEEGLVSVNDKAVTKPSHKVKVGDIVTYEIPEPEPLEAKPEDIPIDIVYEDKDVLVINKPAGLVVHPAPGHESGTLVNAVLYHCKDLQGINGCLRPGIVHRLDKDTAGLLVVAKNDEAQQSLIEQFKNRTVGRFYRALILGIPKEKKKRIVLPIGRDKFDRKKFSPNTSSPKEAITNYEVIAEFPERNVAEIRCKLETGRTHQIRVHMSHLGYPLLGDKTYGFKPSRIKDEKLKKLIEEANMHMLCAYYLAFDHPRTGKRMEFEIDLPEGYRSVLNYLKGNS